A part of Streptomyces sp. NBC_01210 genomic DNA contains:
- a CDS encoding PH domain-containing protein, translated as MTTPTRVAAAWHRPAPRTLLVHCGWLAPPLGSLALTALATGGRIPASGWITLAAVAVPFTVITVVGLIRWSRTHYQVTADSFALRSGVLNRRLRTVPLQRIRSVDLTATPLHRLLGLTVVRAGATTSGDGRGEIALDALTVRDAHRLRTALLARADVRALADDPVLARIDRRWLRYAPFTFWVIGGVGIAFGTVYRVFDGMGIELWRVGFIQDAFTEFGNSALWLTAPAALFAVIALGSIGALALYVENWWGFSAVWTDARTLTVRRGLLTTRAVTVERARLHGVLLREPLLLRAAGGATAMVVAGGLGDREETRKRSALLPPAPRDEALRVTAGALRAARHPFEYVPLTAHPRVALRRRMMRGLLFLVLPVTATLLVLGALLTTVLLHCAWIFALVATPVVWLLARDAYRSLGHALNGPHLLVRAGTFSRDTLALERDAIAAWTISSSPFARRAGLVTLTAAVAAGEHGYRVRDFAADEAPAFAATAAPGILDEFLQKP; from the coding sequence ATGACCACTCCCACCAGGGTTGCCGCCGCCTGGCACCGGCCCGCGCCGCGCACCCTTCTTGTGCACTGCGGCTGGCTGGCCCCGCCGCTCGGCTCGCTCGCGCTGACCGCGCTCGCCACCGGCGGCCGGATCCCGGCGAGCGGCTGGATCACCCTCGCCGCTGTCGCCGTCCCGTTCACCGTCATCACCGTCGTCGGCCTGATCCGCTGGTCCCGTACGCACTATCAGGTCACCGCCGACTCCTTCGCGCTACGGAGCGGGGTACTGAACAGGCGGCTGCGCACCGTCCCGTTGCAACGCATCCGCAGCGTTGATCTGACCGCCACGCCGCTCCACCGGCTGCTCGGTCTCACGGTCGTCCGGGCAGGCGCCACCACCTCGGGCGACGGCCGCGGCGAGATCGCGCTCGACGCGTTGACGGTCCGCGACGCGCACCGGCTGCGTACCGCCCTGCTCGCGCGCGCCGACGTTCGCGCGCTCGCCGATGACCCGGTGCTCGCCCGGATCGACCGGCGCTGGCTGCGCTATGCGCCGTTCACCTTCTGGGTGATCGGTGGTGTGGGCATCGCCTTCGGCACCGTCTACCGCGTCTTCGACGGCATGGGCATCGAGCTGTGGCGGGTGGGCTTCATCCAGGACGCGTTCACGGAGTTCGGCAACAGCGCGCTGTGGCTGACGGCCCCGGCCGCCCTGTTCGCCGTGATCGCCCTTGGTTCGATCGGCGCGCTCGCGCTCTATGTCGAGAACTGGTGGGGATTCTCCGCCGTATGGACCGATGCGCGCACCCTGACCGTACGGCGCGGACTGCTGACCACCCGGGCGGTGACCGTCGAGCGGGCCCGGCTCCACGGCGTACTGCTCCGTGAGCCGCTGCTGCTGCGGGCCGCCGGCGGGGCGACCGCCATGGTGGTCGCCGGCGGGCTCGGCGACCGGGAGGAGACCCGAAAGCGCAGCGCCCTCCTCCCGCCCGCACCGCGCGACGAGGCGCTGCGCGTCACCGCGGGCGCGCTCCGTGCGGCCCGACACCCTTTCGAGTACGTGCCGTTGACCGCGCATCCACGGGTGGCTCTACGACGCCGGATGATGCGCGGCCTCCTCTTCCTCGTACTCCCGGTGACGGCCACGCTGCTCGTTCTCGGGGCGCTGCTGACGACTGTCCTGCTGCACTGCGCATGGATCTTCGCGCTGGTCGCGACGCCGGTGGTGTGGCTGCTCGCCCGGGACGCGTACCGCAGTCTGGGCCATGCACTGAACGGCCCTCATCTCCTCGTCCGGGCAGGCACGTTCAGCCGCGACACTCTCGCTCTGGAACGTGACGCGATCGCGGCGTGGACCATCTCCAGCTCGCCCTTCGCCCGGCGGGCCGGGCTCGTCACGCTCACCGCGGCGGTGGCCGCGGGCGAACACGGTTACCGAGTACGGGACTTCGCCGCAGACGAGGCGCCCGCCTTCGCGGCGACAGCGGCGCCGGGGATTCTGGACGAGTTTCTGCAAAAGCCGTAA
- a CDS encoding TetR/AcrR family transcriptional regulator has product MPKKVDHEARRLEIAEALWRIASTRGLDGVSLRDVAAEADISLGRLQHYFRTKDEMLLFALRHINVLADRRIRERIDAVVADLDEEPPPRTVLRECLAGMLPLDEKSRVGTLVGAAYFARAVHDERLRAEAREGIPKLAEFFAGLLRRAMERGEVAADRDPDDEAMLLISLVDGLTAYTLLEVHTPERALSLLDLHLARLFGR; this is encoded by the coding sequence GTGCCGAAGAAGGTGGACCATGAGGCCAGACGTCTGGAGATCGCCGAGGCGCTCTGGCGTATCGCGAGCACGCGGGGGCTGGACGGGGTGAGCCTGCGGGATGTGGCGGCGGAGGCGGACATCTCGCTCGGCAGGCTGCAGCACTACTTCCGTACCAAGGACGAGATGCTGCTCTTCGCGCTGCGGCACATCAATGTGCTTGCCGACCGGCGGATCCGGGAGCGCATCGACGCGGTCGTGGCGGACCTGGACGAGGAGCCTCCGCCGCGGACGGTGCTGCGCGAGTGCCTGGCGGGGATGCTGCCGCTGGACGAGAAGAGCCGGGTGGGGACGCTGGTGGGAGCGGCGTATTTTGCTCGCGCCGTGCATGACGAGCGCCTGCGGGCGGAGGCGCGGGAGGGCATCCCCAAGCTGGCGGAGTTCTTCGCAGGCCTGCTGCGACGGGCGATGGAACGGGGCGAGGTGGCGGCGGACCGTGACCCGGACGACGAGGCGATGCTGCTGATCAGCCTGGTGGACGGGCTGACGGCGTACACACTGCTGGAGGTGCACACGCCGGAGCGGGCGCTGAGCCTGCTGGACCTGCACTTGGCGCGGCTGTTCGGGCGGTAG
- a CDS encoding phosphatidylinositol-specific phospholipase C domain-containing protein has translation MGKLSRAAATTTVAAGLLAVALAPAEASTPRSADPGQLPYSSATWVGVHNAYEKAKYPYFADALDSGAGMLELDVWTNVFGRSWRVSHSNPIGNNNNCVNAATAAELRTKARNQDLGGCLSDMKAWHNAHPGHRPILIKIEMKDGFQNNNGRGPAALDALLSARLGDALFRPADLAGGHPELDTAVRTDGWPARSALAGKFVIELIPGTVEEGNPADSLWTDREYATHLRDLAAAGRLREAAAFPAVHGAAAGDPRTRYTDAGIRPWFVLFDGDAGTYAGGSVDTAWYDRNHYLVVMTSAHSVAPAIDDTNPTETQARDRVGLLAGRHASVVSADWYPLPSVLATVVPRGGGQ, from the coding sequence ATGGGGAAGCTCTCACGCGCGGCCGCGACGACCACGGTCGCGGCCGGGCTGCTCGCCGTCGCACTCGCCCCGGCGGAGGCGTCCACGCCCCGGTCGGCGGACCCGGGGCAGCTGCCCTACTCCTCCGCCACCTGGGTCGGCGTGCACAACGCGTACGAGAAGGCGAAGTACCCGTACTTCGCGGATGCGCTCGACTCCGGCGCCGGGATGCTCGAACTCGATGTGTGGACCAATGTGTTCGGCAGATCGTGGCGGGTTTCGCACAGCAACCCCATAGGCAACAACAACAACTGCGTGAACGCGGCGACCGCGGCGGAGCTGCGCACCAAGGCCAGGAATCAGGACCTCGGCGGCTGTCTCTCGGACATGAAGGCGTGGCACAACGCCCACCCCGGCCATCGTCCGATTCTGATCAAGATCGAGATGAAGGACGGCTTCCAGAACAACAACGGCCGCGGCCCCGCGGCGCTCGACGCGCTGCTCTCCGCGCGGCTCGGTGACGCCCTGTTCCGCCCGGCCGACCTGGCGGGCGGCCACCCGGAGCTCGACACAGCGGTACGGACGGACGGCTGGCCCGCGCGCTCGGCGCTCGCCGGCAAGTTCGTCATCGAGCTCATCCCGGGCACGGTCGAGGAGGGCAACCCCGCCGACTCGCTGTGGACCGACCGCGAGTACGCCACCCATCTGCGGGATCTCGCGGCTGCGGGCCGGCTGCGCGAGGCGGCCGCGTTCCCGGCGGTCCACGGCGCGGCCGCCGGCGACCCCCGCACCCGGTACACCGACGCCGGCATCCGCCCCTGGTTCGTCCTCTTCGACGGGGACGCCGGTACGTATGCGGGCGGCTCGGTCGACACCGCCTGGTACGACCGGAACCACTACCTGGTCGTCATGACGTCCGCGCACAGTGTCGCGCCCGCGATCGACGACACGAATCCGACCGAGACGCAGGCCCGGGACCGCGTCGGGCTGCTGGCAGGCCGCCATGCGAGCGTGGTCTCGGCCGACTGGTATCCGCTGCCGTCGGTGCTCGCCACGGTGGTTCCGCGGGGCGGCGGCCAGTAA
- a CDS encoding ATP-dependent DNA ligase produces MLLARLADVSQQVAATSARSRKIRALAELFADTRPADVALVISYLAGRVPQGRIGIGWSVLRDPPPPVGTPSLTVSDTDAALTHLAGVAGPGTQTERKRLVRELMAAATAEEQQFLMRLLLGEVRQGALDAIALEAVAKAADAPAGDVRRAVMLDGSLPRVARALLADGPVALERFRLHVGSPVQPMLAHTAKSVTEAVQALDVACAVEEKLDGIRVQVHRSGEDIRIYTRSLDDITDRLPEVITAAGEMTGDHFILDGEVIALDDAGRPVPFQDIASRVGSRVDVDAARTTLPLSPVFFDVLAADGEPILDLPGSDRHAVLARLVPEPMRVRRTVVEDPASAQQVAAAEEFFADTLRRGHEGVLVKALDAPYVAGRRGRSWLKVKPVHTLDLVVLAAEWGHGRRTGLLSNLHLGARAADGTYVMLGKTFKGLTDEMLRWQTERLRELATGDDGFTVMVRPELVVEIAYDGVQRSPRYPAGVTLRFARVLRHRPDKPAEQADTIDQVLDSRG; encoded by the coding sequence ATGCTGCTGGCCCGACTCGCCGATGTGTCTCAACAGGTCGCCGCCACCTCCGCGCGCTCGCGCAAGATCCGCGCGCTCGCCGAGCTGTTCGCCGATACCCGCCCCGCCGACGTCGCCCTCGTCATCTCGTATCTCGCCGGACGCGTCCCCCAAGGCCGCATCGGCATCGGCTGGAGCGTCCTCAGGGACCCCCCACCGCCCGTCGGCACCCCGAGCCTCACCGTCTCCGACACCGACGCCGCCCTCACCCACCTCGCCGGCGTCGCCGGCCCCGGCACCCAGACCGAGCGCAAACGCCTCGTGCGCGAGCTCATGGCCGCCGCCACCGCCGAGGAGCAGCAGTTCCTGATGCGGCTGCTCTTGGGCGAAGTACGCCAGGGCGCGCTCGACGCGATCGCCCTGGAGGCCGTCGCCAAGGCCGCGGACGCGCCGGCCGGTGACGTACGCCGTGCCGTGATGCTGGACGGTTCCCTGCCGCGCGTCGCCCGCGCGCTGCTCGCCGACGGGCCGGTCGCGCTCGAACGGTTCCGGCTGCACGTGGGCAGTCCCGTGCAGCCGATGCTCGCCCACACCGCGAAATCGGTGACCGAAGCGGTCCAGGCACTGGACGTCGCGTGCGCCGTCGAGGAGAAGCTCGACGGCATCCGCGTCCAGGTGCACCGCAGCGGCGAGGACATCCGCATCTACACAAGGTCCCTCGACGACATCACCGACCGCCTCCCCGAAGTCATCACCGCGGCAGGCGAGATGACAGGCGATCACTTCATCCTCGACGGCGAGGTGATCGCCCTCGACGACGCCGGAAGGCCCGTCCCCTTCCAGGACATCGCGTCCCGCGTCGGCTCCCGCGTCGACGTGGACGCGGCCCGCACCACGCTGCCCCTGTCACCCGTCTTCTTCGACGTCCTCGCCGCCGACGGCGAGCCGATCCTCGACCTCCCGGGCAGTGACCGGCACGCCGTCCTCGCCCGCCTCGTCCCCGAACCGATGCGGGTCCGCCGTACCGTCGTCGAAGATCCCGCATCCGCCCAACAGGTCGCCGCCGCCGAGGAGTTCTTCGCCGACACCCTGCGCCGCGGCCACGAGGGCGTCCTGGTCAAAGCCCTCGACGCGCCATACGTCGCCGGCCGCCGCGGCCGCTCCTGGCTCAAGGTCAAACCCGTCCACACGCTCGACCTCGTCGTCCTGGCCGCCGAATGGGGCCACGGCAGACGTACCGGGCTGCTCTCCAACCTCCACCTCGGCGCACGCGCCGCCGACGGTACGTATGTGATGCTCGGCAAGACCTTCAAGGGCCTCACCGACGAGATGCTGCGCTGGCAGACGGAGCGGCTGCGCGAACTGGCAACCGGAGACGACGGGTTCACGGTGATGGTCCGTCCGGAACTCGTCGTCGAGATCGCCTACGACGGAGTGCAGCGCTCCCCGCGCTACCCGGCCGGCGTCACCCTGCGCTTCGCGCGTGTCCTGCGTCACCGCCCCGACAAGCCGGCCGAGCAGGCCGACACCATCGACCAGGTCCTGGATTCGCGCGGCTGA
- a CDS encoding PH domain-containing protein: MSLHAAPHLRPPRHRVDPRARRWWTVQALLSVSGPMLLTALTLALLSALFFAGALPWLAPLLLVTLVAPALGYLVLMPRRRYAVHAWELGTHSVYAADGWFWQQRRIAPLSRVQTVDTLRGPVQRRYGLATLTVTTASTAGNIKIAGLSDADAEELARRIGEAAQAVPGDAA; the protein is encoded by the coding sequence ATGTCCCTCCACGCCGCCCCGCACCTGCGGCCGCCCCGTCACCGGGTCGACCCCCGAGCCCGGCGCTGGTGGACCGTCCAGGCGCTCCTCTCCGTGAGCGGGCCGATGCTGCTGACGGCCCTCACGCTCGCTCTGCTCTCCGCTCTCTTCTTCGCCGGCGCACTCCCCTGGCTCGCCCCCCTCCTGCTGGTCACACTCGTCGCGCCGGCACTCGGCTATCTGGTCCTCATGCCGCGCCGCCGGTACGCGGTGCACGCCTGGGAGCTCGGCACCCACTCCGTCTACGCGGCCGACGGCTGGTTCTGGCAGCAGCGCAGGATCGCTCCGCTCTCCCGGGTGCAGACCGTGGACACGCTCCGCGGCCCGGTCCAGCGGCGGTACGGGCTCGCGACGCTCACCGTCACCACCGCCTCCACCGCGGGCAACATCAAGATCGCGGGGCTGTCCGACGCCGATGCCGAGGAGCTGGCCCGGCGTATCGGGGAGGCCGCCCAGGCCGTGCCGGGAGACGCGGCATGA